The following coding sequences lie in one Fusarium poae strain DAOMC 252244 chromosome 1, whole genome shotgun sequence genomic window:
- a CDS encoding hypothetical protein (TransMembrane:14 (o160-180i235-258o270-288i300-318o338-358i416-434o488-508i553-573o579-599i663-684o696-717i729-750o779-797i809-831o)) — protein MADNEKRPSSSEAQEIPLEPLPPTQLPIAGDSASEYDESFSYDQDDMRDYHTTEQDLHVTEDDLLEARELASKYTLEDVRHIMARVYRIHEKDPNFPLTVIQKIKAFLENDELFTNPEKHENLVQEMKLEAALITNNSPYAEVRAVVENKDDTSIPSSTIRSWAIGLIFSMLLAFTNQLFDIRQPAIRIMANVAQLLSYPIGKGCERWLPDYGITLFGVRHSLNPGPFSKKEHMLITIMANVAYNTPYTNLIIWVQYLPQYFNQPYASHFAYQILIALSTNFIGYGMAGVCRRFLVYPSYCVWPASLVTIALNSAFHTDNNSPVQGPFAKIWRVSRIKFFYVMFGAMFVWFWFPNYIWTSLSNFSWMSWIDPYNRDLNTITGFNNGLGINPFPTWDWNVLLWDSADPLMVPFFSTFNRFVGAFISMWVVLGLWYSNIYNTGYLPINSNRVYDRWGQLYNVTRAINDRGLFDSDKYEDYSPPFLGAGNVVIYIFFFGIYTSTLTYALLFHRREIVTGFKGLFNSMRKKSKRAEEVHDLDVHTRLMKAYREVPEWWYMVCLLCAMAFGVSGIAGWDTHTSPGVIFYGLALCLVFVIPVGIIKAMTGIEVTLTVLAEFIGGSFVEGNALAMNYFKSFGYVTCAHAVMFSNDLKLAHYVKIPPRHTFFAQIIATFISTFVCVGVLNFQMTQIPGVCTEDARWKMTCPSVNTFFTASVLWGTVGPSKIFGKNGLYTEVLIGFPLGVVVVLAVWLINNRFPHWTWTRQIHPVAIMYGGIVWAPYNMSYVWPSVPIAYFSWIYLKSRYLGLWSKYNFVLSAAWSCGIAIAGIIIFFSLQLEGTEFKWWGNTVGYVGCEDDACPLQPLDGSDYFGPRVGEFH, from the exons ATGGCCGACAACGAGAAGAGGCCCTCCTCTTCCGAGGCTCAAGAGATCCCTCTTGAACCGCTGCCCCCGACTCAACTTCCCATCGCCGGCGATTCGGCTTCCGAGTATGACGAG TCCTTCTCCTACGATCAGGATGACATGCGCGATTACCACACCACCGAGCAGGACCTTCACGTCACCGAAGACGACTTGCTCGAGGCTCGCGAGCTTGCTTCAAAGTACACACTCGAAGATGTGCGCCACATAATGGCTCGCGTCTACCGCATTCACGAAAAGGATCCCAACTTTCCGCTCACTGTTATCCAAAAGATCAAGGCCTTTCTCGAGAATGACGAATTATTCACCAACCCCGAGAAACACGAGAATTTGGTTCAGGAGATGAAGCTCGAAGCTGctctcatcaccaacaacaGCCCCTACGCCGAAGTCCGCGCCGTCGTCGAAAACAAGGATGACACGTCCATTCCTTCCTCAACAATCCGAAGTTGGGCTATCGGCCTCATCTTCTCCATGCTTCTGGCTTTCACCAACCAGCTCTTCGATATCCGTCAGCCTGCCATTCGAATCATGGCCAACGTCGCTCAGCTACTCTCATACCCGATTGGCAAAGGTTGCGAAAGGTGGCTACCTGACTATGGCATTACTCTCTTTGGAGTGCGCCATTCTCTCAACCCAGGTCCATTTTCCAAAAAGGAGCATATGCTTATTACCATCATGGCCAACGTTGCGTACAACACCCCGTACACCAACTTGATCATCTGGGTTCAGTACCTCCCACAGTACTTTAACCAGCCATATGCCTCCCACTTTGCCTACCAGATTCTGATTGCGCTGAGCACCAACTTTATCGGTTACGGAATGGCTGGTGTCTGCCGTCGATTCCTTGTTTATCCTTCGTACTGCGTCTGGCCCGCTTCCCTGGTCACTATTGCGCTCAACTCGGCTTTCCACACTGACAACAACTCCCCGGTACAGGGACCTTTTGCCAAGATCTGGCGCGTTTCTCGCATCAAGTTCTTCTACGTCATGTTTGGTGCCATGTTTGTGTGGTTCTGGTTCCCCAACTACATCTGGACTTCGCTATCTAACTTTAGCTGGATGTCGTGGATTGACCCCTACAACCGTGATCTCAACACCATTACTGGTTTCAACAATGGTCTTGGCATCAACCCATTCCCTACCTGGGATTGGAACGTACTTCTGTGGGACTCTGCCGATCCTCTCATGGTTCCATTCTTCAGTACTTTTAACCGATTCGTTGGCGCTTTTATTTCCATGTGGGTGGTCCTTGGTCTCTGGTACTCCAACATTTACAACACTGGATACCTTCCCATCAACAGCAACCGTGTCTATGACCGCTGGGGTCAATTATACAACGTCACTCGAGCTATCAACGATCGTGGACTGTTTGACTCGGACAAATATGAGGACTATTCGCCCCCCTTCCTTGGTGCTGGCAATGTTGTCATCtacatcttcttctttggcatCTACACCTCGACTCTTACTTATGCCCTTCTGTTCCATCGTCGCGAGATCGTTACTGGGTTTAAGGGTCTTTTCAACAGCATGAGGAAGAAGTCGAAGCGTGCCGAGGAGGTTCACGATCTTGACGTCCACACCCGCCTGATGAAGGCCTACCGCGAAGTCCCTGAGTGGTGGTACATGGTCTGCCTTCTCTGTGCTATGGCATTCGGTGTTTCTGGTATCGCTGGCTGGGATACACACACATCTCCTGGCGTCATCTTTTACGGTCTTGCCCTTTGCTTGGTCTTTGTCATTCCTGTCGGTATCATCAAGGCCATGACTGGTATCGAAGTCACTTTGACTGTCCTTGCTGAGTTTATCGGAGGATCCTTCGTTGAAGGTAATGCGTTGGCTATGAACTACTTCAAGTCGTTCGGCTACGTCACTTGTGCTCACGCTGTCATGTTCTCCAACGATCTTAAGCTTGCACACTACGTCAAGATCCCACCGCGACACACCTTCTTTGCTCAGATCATTGCCACCTTTATCAGCACCTTTGTTTGCGTTGGTGTGCTCAACTTCCAAATGACACAAATCCCTGGCGTTTGTACTGAGGATGCCCGATGGAAGATGACATGCCCCAGTGTCAACACCTTCTTCACTGCCTCTGTTCTTTGGGGTACTGTCGGTCCCAGCAAGATCTTTGGAAAGAATGGACTTTACACTGAGGTCTTGATCGGTTTCCCGTTGGGTGTGGTGGTTGTGCTCGCTGTCTGGTTGATCAACAACAGGTTCCCTCACTGGACCTGGACCCGACAGATTCACCCCGTGGCCATTATGTATGGAGGCATTGTTTGGGCTCCTTACAACATGTCCTATGTCTGGCCCTCAGTGCCAATTGCATACTTTTCCTGGATCTATCTCAAGTCGCGCTACCTCGGCTTGTGGTCTAAA TACAACTTTGTGCTCTCAGCAGCTTGGTCTTGCGGCATTGCGATTGCAGGCAtaatcatcttcttctccctccaACTCGAAGGTACCGAATTCAAGTGGTGGGGCAATACCGTCGGTTACGTAGGATGCGAAGATGATGCTTGtcctcttcaacctctgGACGGCAGCGACTACTTTGGTCCTCGAGTTGGAGAGTTTCATTAG